One part of the Solea senegalensis isolate Sse05_10M unplaced genomic scaffold, IFAPA_SoseM_1 scf7180000016105, whole genome shotgun sequence genome encodes these proteins:
- the psmc4 gene encoding 26S proteasome regulatory subunit 6B isoform X3, with amino-acid sequence MPAVLSSRPQTGLSFLAPEPEDLEDLYSRYKKLQQELEFLEVQEEYIKDEQKNLKKEFLHAQEEVKRIQSIPLVIGQFLEAVDQNTAIVGSTTGSNYYVRILSTIDRELLKPNASVALHKHSNALVDVLPPEADSSIMMLTSDQKPDVMYADIGGMDIQKQEVREAVELPLTHFELYKQIGIDPPRGVLMYGPPGCGKTMLAKAVAHHTTAAFIRVVGSEFVQKYLGEGPRMVRDVFRLAKENAPAIIFIDEIDAIATKRFDAQTGADREVQRILLELLNQMDGFDQNVNVKVIMATNRADTLDPALLRPGRLDRKIEFPLPDRRQKRLIFSTITSKMNLSEEVDLEDYVARPDKISGADINSICQEAGMLAVRENRYIVLAKDFEKAYKTVIKKDEQEHEFYK; translated from the exons ATGCCGGCAGTACTGAGCTCCAGACCGCAGACAGGTCTGTCCTTCCTGGCACCAGAACCTGAAGATCTCGAGGACCTGTACAGTAGATATAAG aagcTGCAACAGGAGCTGGAGTTCCTGGAGGTGCAGGAGGAGTACATAAAAGATGAAcagaagaacctgaagaaagAGTTCCTTCATGctcaggaggaggtgaagaggatACAGAGCATCCCCCTCGTTATTGGCCAGTTTCTGGAAGCTGTTGACCAGAACACAGCCATTGTTGGCTCCACTACAG GATCCAACTACTACGTGCGCATCCTGAGTACCATCGACAGAGAGCTGCTGAAGCCCAATGCTTCTGTGGCgttgcacaaacacagcaatgCTCTGGTCGATGTCTTGCCTCCTGAAGCTGACAGCAGCATTATGATGCTAACATCAG ACCAGAAGCCAGATGTGATGTATGCTGACATTGGTGGTATGGACATCCAGAAGCAGGAAGTCAGAGAAGCAGTGGAGCTGCCACTTACTCATTTTGAACTCTACAAACAG ATTGGCATTGACCCACCCAGGGGTGTCCTCATGTATGGACCTCCAGGTTGTGGTAAGACCATGTTGGCCAAGGCTGTTGCGCACCACACTACAG ctgCATTCATACGTGTGGTGGGCTCAGAGTTTGTACAGAAGTACTTGGGTGAAGGCCCTCGTATGGTACGTGACGTCTTCCGGCTGGCTAAAGAAAATGCACCTGCCATCATTTTCATTGATGAGATTGATGCTATAGCCACCAAACGCTTTGATGCACAGACTGGAG CTGACAGAGAGGTGCAGAGAATCTTACTTGAGCTTCTTAATCAAATGGACGGTTTTGACCAGAACGTCAACGTCAAG GTGATTATGGCCACGAACAGAGCGGACACACTTGACCCCGCCCTGTTACGTCCTGGTCGTTTGGACAGAAAGATTGAGTTCCCTCTGCCTGACCGCCGGCAGAAACGTCTCATTTTCTCCACCATCACCAGTAAGATGAACCTCTCTGAGGAGGTGGATCTGGAGGACT ATGTTGCCAGACCAGACAAGATCTCTGGAGCTGATATCAACTCCATCTGCCAGGAA GCTGGCATGTTAGCAGTGCGTGAGAACCGGTATATCGTCCTCGCCAAAGACTTTGAAAAGGCTTACAAGACCGTCATCAAGAAGGACGAGCAGGAGCATGAGTTCtacaaataa
- the sostdc1a gene encoding sclerostin domain-containing protein 1a, with protein sequence MLHLSPDACCHSLLLLCLLLRSCQSLKNDATELLFPHVTAPLSEQPHSNVSLNRARTGGRGASGAAHDRSNGGQIGCRELRSTKYISDGHCTSINPIKELVCAGECLPAQMLQNWIGGTHGRKSWSRRGNSNQDWRCVNDKTRTQRIQLQCQDGSARTYKITVVTSCKCKRYSRQHNESDGKFGEAAEVSPPQLVHKHKSKSKRRLGKNRLSENWHETEP encoded by the exons atgttgCACCTGAGCCCTGACGCGtgctgtcactctctgctcctcctctgtctgctcCTCAGGAGTTGTCAGTCTCTGAAGAACGACGCCACGGAGCTGCTCTTCCCTCACGTGACCGCGCCGCTGTCGGAGCAGCCGCACAGCAACGTGTCCCTGAACCGCGCACGCACGGGCGGCAGAGGCGCGAGCGGCGCCGCGCACGACAGAAGCA atGGCGGTCAGATCGGATGCAGGGAGCTGCGATCCACCAAGTACATCTCTGACGGCCACTGCACCAGCATCAACCCCATCAAAGAGCTGGTCTGTGCCGGCGAGTGTCTTCCCGCTCAGATGCTTCAGAACTGGATCGGCGGCACCCACGGCAGGAAGTCATGGAGTCGCCGCGGCAACAGCAACCAGGACTGGAGGTGCGTCAACGACAAGACGCGCACCCAACGCATCCAGCTGCAGTGTCAGGATGGCAGCGCGCGCACGTACAAGATCACCGTGGTCACGTCGTGCAAGTGCAAGCGGTACTCGAGGCAACACAACGAGTCTGACGGGAAGTTTGGGGAAGCGGCCGAGGTTTCGCCGCCGCAGCTcgtgcacaaacacaagtcCAAGAGCAAGAGGAGGCTGGGGAAGAACCGTCTGAGCGAGAACTGGCACGAGACGGAACCctga
- the LOC122762812 gene encoding platelet-derived growth factor receptor beta-like → MASTRDQPGSLNPRHFLFLLGLFLVCPEGGVSLELLPSASQVLHHPNTNFTVVCSGWSQVTWRLPRDSLLDGVLVERRGSSSILQLVNATWRNSGRYTCEEASSNQSRDIDVFIPGQGPEEWFVPLGPGVVMKEAEEDTIPCVVSDPQLNVSLFQRQGRTAVTTTTYDPARGFTGRLNDTSYVCVAARGDEQRESQVYYVFSIIVPQVIQVVLSVSSVVLKQGEVLTVNCSVTDTDMVYFTWEFPRRQEVEPLTDFLPNKILSFINISTATVADSGTYVCNVQETTQGRRVTKNVTVTVLERGYVYLWPSGDTNVSLVLHHTVEFSVEIDAHPAPTVVWTRDNRTVAMETSSVTTTHLTGSRYFSKLMLVHVQMDQTGSYVATVSNDDDIAEVVFKLEVKAPPRITSLSEFGSAAILCVSEGAPPPTVTWYTCHSSHRCSNVTGGWTSQSATSENITEMTEKGVAQVHSVMSLLGLSSVTFVRCEVKNLAGRRVRDLRVLTTSLLSQVAVMSSVLVLVIIAVFFLIVLIVLWRKKPRYEVRWKVMESVSSDGQQCTYVDPAHLPYDSAWEIPRDSLVLGQVLGSGAFGRVVEAHVSGLNHSDSTTKVAVKMVKRNSGSVQSLMSELKVLVHLGPHLNVVNLLGACTGPPGKSLT, encoded by the exons ATGGCGTCAACCAGAGACCAACCAGGAAGTTTGAACCCAcggcacttcctgttcctgttag gtcTGTTCCTTGTTTGTCCTGAAGGGGGCGTCAGCCTAGAGCTGCTGCCATCGGCCTCACAAGTTCTACATCACCCAAACACAAACTTCACTGTG gtGTGTTCGGGCTGGAGTCAGGTGACTTGGCGTTTACCTCGTGACTCACTGTTAGATGGCGTCCTGGTGGAGAGGCGGGGCTCCAGCAGCATCCTGCAGCTTGTTAACGCCACCTGGAGGAATTCTGGGAGATACACCTGTGAGGAGGCGTCGTCCAATCAGAGCAGAGACATCGATGTCTTCATACCAGGACAAG GTCCAGAGGAATGGTTTGTCCCACTGGGTCCAGGTGTGGTGATGAAGGAGGCGGAGGAAGATACCATTCCCTGCGTGGTGTCTGACCCGCAGCTCAACGTCTCGCTGTTCCAACGTCAAGGCAGGACGGCCGTTACCACGACAACGTACGATCCGGCCCGCGGCTTCACGGGGCGTCTGAACGACACGTCGTACGTGTGCGTAGCTGCCCGCGGCGACGAGCAGAGGGAGTCGCAGGTGTACTATGTCTTCAGCATCATAG ttcCTCAGGTGATACAGGTGGTCCTGTCTGTCTCCAGTGTCGTGTTGAAACAGGGTGAAGTTCTCACAGTCAACTGTTCAGTCACTGACACAGACATGGTTTATTTCACCTGGGAATTTCCCCGCAGACAG GAAGTGGAGCCACTCACAGACTTCCTGCCCAACAAGATTCTCTCCTTCATCAACATCTCCACGGCAACAGTGGCCGACTCAG GCACATATGTGTGTAACGTTCAGGAGACAACGCAAGGAAGAAGAGTGACGAAGAACGTCACAGTGACAGTTCTgg AGCGAGGTTACGTTTACCTGTGGCCGTCAGGTGACACTAACGTGTCGTTGGTCCTTCATCACACGGTCGAATTCAGCGTGGAGATCGACGCCCACCCCGCCCCCACCGTCGTTTGGACCAGAGACAACCGgactgttgccatggaaacctcCTCTGTTACCACCACTCACCTCACAGGCAGCAG GTATTTTAGCAAGCTGATGCTGGTTCATGTCCAAATGGATCAGACAGGAAGTTATGTGGCAACTGTTTCCAATGACGACGACATTGCAGAGGTCGTTTTCAAACTGGAGGTCAAAg cgcCCCCTAGGATCACATCTCTGTCAGAGTTTGGCAGTGCTGCcattttgtgtgtcagtgagggAGCTCCGCCCCCTACCGTTACCTGGTACACATGTCACAGCTCGCACag GTGCAGTAATGTGACAGGCGGCTGGACGAGCCAATCAGCAACCTCGGAGAACATCACTGAGATGACGGAGAAAGGTGTCGCCCAG gtaCACAGTGTGATGTCACTCCTCGGTCTCAGCTCGGTGACGTTTGTTCGATGTGAAGTCAAAAACCTCGCCGGACGAAGAGTACGAGACCTGCGAGTACTGACCACAT CTCTCCTGTCTCAGGTGGCGGTGATGTCCTCAGTCCTGGTCTTGGTCATCATCGCTGTCTTCTTCCTCATTGTCCTCATCGTCCTCTGGAGAAAG AAGCCTCGTTATGAAGTTCGCTGGAAAGTGATGGAGTCTGTGAGTTCTGACGGACAGCAGTGCACCTACGTCGACCCCGCCCACCTGCCTTATGACTCCGCCTGGGAAATACCACGAGACAGCTTAGTACTAG gtcaAGTGTTGGGTTCAGGTGCGTTTGGTCGTGTTGTTGAAGCACACGTCTCTGGACTGAATCACTCTGATTCTACCACGAAAGTCGCTGTGAAGATGGTGAAAC ggaaCAGTGGGTCAGTCCAGTCTCTGATGTCAGAGCTGAAGGTTTTGGTTCATCTTGGTCCTCATCTGAACGTGGTCAACTTGCTTGGAGCCTGTACCGGCCCACCAGGTAAATCATTAACCTAA
- the psmc4 gene encoding 26S proteasome regulatory subunit 6B isoform X2, translating to MTSARPSEEMPAVLSSRPQTGLSFLAPEPEDLEDLYSRYKKLQQELEFLEVQEEYIKDEQKNLKKEFLHAQEEVKRIQSIPLVIGQFLEAVDQNTAIVGSTTGSNYYVRILSTIDRELLKPNASVALHKHSNALVDVLPPEADSSIMMLTSDQKPDVMYADIGGMDIQKQEVREAVELPLTHFELYKQIGIDPPRGVLMYGPPGCGKTMLAKAVAHHTTAAFIRVVGSEFVQKYLGEGPRMVRDVFRLAKENAPAIIFIDEIDAIATKRFDAQTGADREVQRILLELLNQMDGFDQNVNVKVIMATNRADTLDPALLRPGRLDRKIEFPLPDRRQKRLIFSTITSKMNLSEEVDLEDYVARPDKISGADINSICQEAGMLAVRENRYIVLAKDFEKAYKTVIKKDEQEHEFYK from the exons ATGACGTCAGCACGCCCGTCG GAGGAAATGCCGGCAGTACTGAGCTCCAGACCGCAGACAGGTCTGTCCTTCCTGGCACCAGAACCTGAAGATCTCGAGGACCTGTACAGTAGATATAAG aagcTGCAACAGGAGCTGGAGTTCCTGGAGGTGCAGGAGGAGTACATAAAAGATGAAcagaagaacctgaagaaagAGTTCCTTCATGctcaggaggaggtgaagaggatACAGAGCATCCCCCTCGTTATTGGCCAGTTTCTGGAAGCTGTTGACCAGAACACAGCCATTGTTGGCTCCACTACAG GATCCAACTACTACGTGCGCATCCTGAGTACCATCGACAGAGAGCTGCTGAAGCCCAATGCTTCTGTGGCgttgcacaaacacagcaatgCTCTGGTCGATGTCTTGCCTCCTGAAGCTGACAGCAGCATTATGATGCTAACATCAG ACCAGAAGCCAGATGTGATGTATGCTGACATTGGTGGTATGGACATCCAGAAGCAGGAAGTCAGAGAAGCAGTGGAGCTGCCACTTACTCATTTTGAACTCTACAAACAG ATTGGCATTGACCCACCCAGGGGTGTCCTCATGTATGGACCTCCAGGTTGTGGTAAGACCATGTTGGCCAAGGCTGTTGCGCACCACACTACAG ctgCATTCATACGTGTGGTGGGCTCAGAGTTTGTACAGAAGTACTTGGGTGAAGGCCCTCGTATGGTACGTGACGTCTTCCGGCTGGCTAAAGAAAATGCACCTGCCATCATTTTCATTGATGAGATTGATGCTATAGCCACCAAACGCTTTGATGCACAGACTGGAG CTGACAGAGAGGTGCAGAGAATCTTACTTGAGCTTCTTAATCAAATGGACGGTTTTGACCAGAACGTCAACGTCAAG GTGATTATGGCCACGAACAGAGCGGACACACTTGACCCCGCCCTGTTACGTCCTGGTCGTTTGGACAGAAAGATTGAGTTCCCTCTGCCTGACCGCCGGCAGAAACGTCTCATTTTCTCCACCATCACCAGTAAGATGAACCTCTCTGAGGAGGTGGATCTGGAGGACT ATGTTGCCAGACCAGACAAGATCTCTGGAGCTGATATCAACTCCATCTGCCAGGAA GCTGGCATGTTAGCAGTGCGTGAGAACCGGTATATCGTCCTCGCCAAAGACTTTGAAAAGGCTTACAAGACCGTCATCAAGAAGGACGAGCAGGAGCATGAGTTCtacaaataa
- the psmc4 gene encoding 26S proteasome regulatory subunit 6B isoform X1, translated as MEDIIAVEKSPEEMPAVLSSRPQTGLSFLAPEPEDLEDLYSRYKKLQQELEFLEVQEEYIKDEQKNLKKEFLHAQEEVKRIQSIPLVIGQFLEAVDQNTAIVGSTTGSNYYVRILSTIDRELLKPNASVALHKHSNALVDVLPPEADSSIMMLTSDQKPDVMYADIGGMDIQKQEVREAVELPLTHFELYKQIGIDPPRGVLMYGPPGCGKTMLAKAVAHHTTAAFIRVVGSEFVQKYLGEGPRMVRDVFRLAKENAPAIIFIDEIDAIATKRFDAQTGADREVQRILLELLNQMDGFDQNVNVKVIMATNRADTLDPALLRPGRLDRKIEFPLPDRRQKRLIFSTITSKMNLSEEVDLEDYVARPDKISGADINSICQEAGMLAVRENRYIVLAKDFEKAYKTVIKKDEQEHEFYK; from the exons ATGGAGGATATCATAGCTGTAGAAAAGAGCCCG GAGGAAATGCCGGCAGTACTGAGCTCCAGACCGCAGACAGGTCTGTCCTTCCTGGCACCAGAACCTGAAGATCTCGAGGACCTGTACAGTAGATATAAG aagcTGCAACAGGAGCTGGAGTTCCTGGAGGTGCAGGAGGAGTACATAAAAGATGAAcagaagaacctgaagaaagAGTTCCTTCATGctcaggaggaggtgaagaggatACAGAGCATCCCCCTCGTTATTGGCCAGTTTCTGGAAGCTGTTGACCAGAACACAGCCATTGTTGGCTCCACTACAG GATCCAACTACTACGTGCGCATCCTGAGTACCATCGACAGAGAGCTGCTGAAGCCCAATGCTTCTGTGGCgttgcacaaacacagcaatgCTCTGGTCGATGTCTTGCCTCCTGAAGCTGACAGCAGCATTATGATGCTAACATCAG ACCAGAAGCCAGATGTGATGTATGCTGACATTGGTGGTATGGACATCCAGAAGCAGGAAGTCAGAGAAGCAGTGGAGCTGCCACTTACTCATTTTGAACTCTACAAACAG ATTGGCATTGACCCACCCAGGGGTGTCCTCATGTATGGACCTCCAGGTTGTGGTAAGACCATGTTGGCCAAGGCTGTTGCGCACCACACTACAG ctgCATTCATACGTGTGGTGGGCTCAGAGTTTGTACAGAAGTACTTGGGTGAAGGCCCTCGTATGGTACGTGACGTCTTCCGGCTGGCTAAAGAAAATGCACCTGCCATCATTTTCATTGATGAGATTGATGCTATAGCCACCAAACGCTTTGATGCACAGACTGGAG CTGACAGAGAGGTGCAGAGAATCTTACTTGAGCTTCTTAATCAAATGGACGGTTTTGACCAGAACGTCAACGTCAAG GTGATTATGGCCACGAACAGAGCGGACACACTTGACCCCGCCCTGTTACGTCCTGGTCGTTTGGACAGAAAGATTGAGTTCCCTCTGCCTGACCGCCGGCAGAAACGTCTCATTTTCTCCACCATCACCAGTAAGATGAACCTCTCTGAGGAGGTGGATCTGGAGGACT ATGTTGCCAGACCAGACAAGATCTCTGGAGCTGATATCAACTCCATCTGCCAGGAA GCTGGCATGTTAGCAGTGCGTGAGAACCGGTATATCGTCCTCGCCAAAGACTTTGAAAAGGCTTACAAGACCGTCATCAAGAAGGACGAGCAGGAGCATGAGTTCtacaaataa